Proteins encoded together in one Ipomoea triloba cultivar NCNSP0323 chromosome 4, ASM357664v1 window:
- the LOC116017585 gene encoding UV radiation resistance-associated gene protein isoform X1: MEPKKTVVSSEGGKRNHDEKVKVLQWEDYEQELARLCSLTAALNEAKQKKQLLEEKLQSTLWLEAESLNCSNELDEMREKLEHRKLVMGNTSMNSKVLKEKVKKEEDQLSNDIRSLLVAGTALSLAKKRLQDANRSLAGEMGCGHLKSLQRFVRLRQQFMVSQVQLLYPVKVTTGHAPEQELESFTSIIKSGNYTGQKPLDQGSLTISGLHLTVIPFTKKSFFTDKKEVQRSATALGYVAHAVSLIASYLQVPLRYPLRLGGSRSYVRDYAPSIEPSSLDVISDSLVSTNLKPVEFPLFLEGQDSTRAAYAVFLLNKDLEQLLNYIGARSLGPRHVLANLRELLRTILAPEYIDT; this comes from the exons ATGGAACCGAAGAAAACTGTTGTCTCATCGGAGGGAGGGAAGCGAAACCATGACGAGAAGGTTAAGGTTTTACAGTGGGAAGATTATGAACAAGAGCTCGCCCGTCTCTGCAGTCTCACCGCTGCCCTCAATGAAGCTAAGCAGAAGAAGCAATTGCTTGAAGAAAAACTACAGTCCACCTTATGG CTTGAAGCAGAGTCATTGAATTGTTCAAATGAGCTTGATGAGATGAGAGAAAAATTAGAGCATCGGAAATTAGTGATGGGAAACACATCAATGAATTCAAAGGTCTTGAAAGAGAAGGTCAAGAAGGAAGAGGACCAACTTAGTAATGATATCAGGTCTTTGTTGGTTGCTGGAACTGCTCTTTCTCTAGCTAAGAAGCGATTGCAG GATGCTAATAGATCACTTGCTGGGGAAATGGGTTGTGGGCATTTAAAATCCTTGCAGAGATTTGTGAGACTAAGACAACAATTTATGGTATCGCAGGTTCAACTGCTTTATCCTGTGAAAGTAACAACAGGACATGCACCCGAACAAGAACTCGAATCATTTACCAGTATTATCAAATCAG GTAATTATACTGGACAAAAACCTCTAGATCAAGGATCCTTGACAATTTCTGGCCTGCATCTTACTGTGATTCCTTTTACGAAGAAGAGTTTTTTCACTGATAAGAAGGAGGTTCAGAGGTCTGCAACTGCTCTGGGATATGTTGCACAT GCTGTATCACTCATTGCTTCCTATTTACAAGTTCCTCTTCGCTATCCTTTGCGATTAGGAGGTTCCAGATCATACGTACGTGATTATGCACCTTCAATTGAACCATCATCACTAGATGTGATATCAGATTCATTAGTCTCTACAAATTTGAAGCCTGTGGAATTTCCTCTCTTTTTAGAAGGGCAAGATTCAACAAGAGCAGCATATGCTGTGTTCCTGCTAAATAAG GATCTAGAACAGCTTTTGAATTATATTGGTGCAAGAAGCTTAGGGCCACGCCATGTTCTTGCTAATTTGAGGGAACTATTAAGGACTATTCTTGCTCCTGAGTATATAGATACATGA
- the LOC116017585 gene encoding UV radiation resistance-associated gene protein isoform X2, whose amino-acid sequence MRDCGLQLEAESLNCSNELDEMREKLEHRKLVMGNTSMNSKVLKEKVKKEEDQLSNDIRSLLVAGTALSLAKKRLQDANRSLAGEMGCGHLKSLQRFVRLRQQFMVSQVQLLYPVKVTTGHAPEQELESFTSIIKSGNYTGQKPLDQGSLTISGLHLTVIPFTKKSFFTDKKEVQRSATALGYVAHAVSLIASYLQVPLRYPLRLGGSRSYVRDYAPSIEPSSLDVISDSLVSTNLKPVEFPLFLEGQDSTRAAYAVFLLNKDLEQLLNYIGARSLGPRHVLANLRELLRTILAPEYIDT is encoded by the exons ATGAGGGATTGTGGTCTCCAGCTTGAAGCAGAGTCATTGAATTGTTCAAATGAGCTTGATGAGATGAGAGAAAAATTAGAGCATCGGAAATTAGTGATGGGAAACACATCAATGAATTCAAAGGTCTTGAAAGAGAAGGTCAAGAAGGAAGAGGACCAACTTAGTAATGATATCAGGTCTTTGTTGGTTGCTGGAACTGCTCTTTCTCTAGCTAAGAAGCGATTGCAG GATGCTAATAGATCACTTGCTGGGGAAATGGGTTGTGGGCATTTAAAATCCTTGCAGAGATTTGTGAGACTAAGACAACAATTTATGGTATCGCAGGTTCAACTGCTTTATCCTGTGAAAGTAACAACAGGACATGCACCCGAACAAGAACTCGAATCATTTACCAGTATTATCAAATCAG GTAATTATACTGGACAAAAACCTCTAGATCAAGGATCCTTGACAATTTCTGGCCTGCATCTTACTGTGATTCCTTTTACGAAGAAGAGTTTTTTCACTGATAAGAAGGAGGTTCAGAGGTCTGCAACTGCTCTGGGATATGTTGCACAT GCTGTATCACTCATTGCTTCCTATTTACAAGTTCCTCTTCGCTATCCTTTGCGATTAGGAGGTTCCAGATCATACGTACGTGATTATGCACCTTCAATTGAACCATCATCACTAGATGTGATATCAGATTCATTAGTCTCTACAAATTTGAAGCCTGTGGAATTTCCTCTCTTTTTAGAAGGGCAAGATTCAACAAGAGCAGCATATGCTGTGTTCCTGCTAAATAAG GATCTAGAACAGCTTTTGAATTATATTGGTGCAAGAAGCTTAGGGCCACGCCATGTTCTTGCTAATTTGAGGGAACTATTAAGGACTATTCTTGCTCCTGAGTATATAGATACATGA